One window from the genome of Amycolatopsis sp. NBC_01480 encodes:
- a CDS encoding PucR family transcriptional regulator produces the protein MNRTTQWLSLGSLLNSELISMRIAQDGSTEHGESVTVGQLLARGALPATEVLGGDEATGRRVSVVVPGTTARAIATLPAGAMVVFDRSQLRAEEVEVDLAIRIAFRAQIAGIVAQHPSIPMPLATQRLAAKFRVPIVLLDHVEVSGVVAALEPHVRAPTIAGAKLLRATIAAMSSLPADSGELLERLAGALRHPVGLVDSDGQVIAGDLPALTGALRAGFAEFAAAPGGHTARTLWDTDELLLVQSATVAAASSPGLWLAARLPSESSDHVRDGCAQSLAVAAIAFTAYLAERSVVFERESRHRTLLLAELLEHPETPRQRAVEQATSLGWRLAGWHSAVYVAVRSVGDPTGPGGVAALVEGALKAHDVQARLVERPSGWAFWMTTEAEPTVRAAGEQARTVRRALLEVERTESPLRLCAGIGGAHQGIGGLGRSLQEADQACMLAHTIEAAAPVEHVETSSVKRLLIAWYTSGPLGEVVAALLEPLQAGDPDGELIRTLRVYLDNESSATAAGAALDVHRNTILNRLEKIQRLLPVDLTQPDHRLAVHLAVHAAGDKSNWSEGRRR, from the coding sequence GTGAACCGCACCACACAATGGCTGTCACTAGGCAGTCTGCTCAATTCGGAGTTGATCTCTATGCGAATCGCACAAGATGGATCGACGGAGCATGGAGAGTCCGTGACGGTGGGGCAGCTGCTCGCGCGCGGTGCCTTGCCGGCCACGGAAGTGCTCGGCGGTGACGAGGCGACCGGCAGGCGGGTGAGCGTCGTCGTGCCCGGCACCACGGCCCGGGCGATCGCGACCCTGCCGGCGGGGGCCATGGTCGTGTTCGACCGCAGTCAGCTCCGCGCCGAGGAGGTCGAGGTCGACCTGGCGATCCGCATCGCCTTCCGCGCACAGATCGCCGGCATCGTCGCCCAGCACCCGTCGATCCCCATGCCACTCGCGACCCAGCGGCTCGCCGCGAAGTTCCGGGTGCCGATCGTGCTGCTCGACCATGTGGAGGTCAGCGGCGTTGTCGCCGCGCTCGAGCCGCACGTCCGCGCACCCACGATCGCCGGCGCGAAACTGCTCAGGGCGACGATCGCGGCCATGTCGAGCCTGCCCGCGGACTCCGGCGAACTGCTGGAACGGCTTGCCGGCGCACTGCGGCACCCGGTCGGGCTCGTCGACTCCGACGGGCAGGTGATCGCGGGCGACCTACCGGCGTTGACCGGTGCGCTTCGCGCCGGCTTCGCGGAGTTCGCCGCTGCACCGGGCGGACACACCGCCCGTACCCTGTGGGACACCGATGAGCTGCTGCTCGTGCAGTCCGCAACCGTGGCTGCCGCCTCATCGCCCGGTCTCTGGCTGGCGGCGCGGCTGCCGTCGGAATCCTCCGATCACGTCCGTGACGGCTGCGCGCAGAGCCTCGCCGTCGCAGCCATCGCGTTCACCGCCTACCTCGCAGAGCGCTCCGTCGTGTTCGAACGCGAGAGCCGGCACCGCACCCTGCTGCTCGCCGAACTGCTCGAACATCCTGAAACTCCGCGGCAGCGCGCGGTCGAGCAGGCGACGAGTCTCGGCTGGCGGCTGGCGGGCTGGCACTCGGCTGTGTACGTCGCCGTCCGGTCGGTCGGCGACCCCACGGGTCCTGGTGGCGTCGCAGCGCTGGTGGAAGGCGCGCTCAAGGCTCACGACGTGCAGGCTCGGCTCGTCGAGCGCCCTTCTGGCTGGGCGTTCTGGATGACGACGGAGGCCGAACCCACCGTGCGCGCCGCGGGCGAGCAGGCCAGAACGGTGCGGCGCGCACTGCTCGAGGTGGAGCGCACCGAATCCCCACTGCGCCTCTGCGCAGGCATCGGTGGCGCCCATCAAGGCATCGGCGGGCTCGGCCGCTCGCTCCAGGAAGCCGACCAGGCCTGCATGCTCGCCCACACCATCGAGGCCGCAGCCCCGGTCGAGCACGTCGAGACCAGCAGCGTCAAACGGCTGCTCATCGCCTGGTACACCAGCGGTCCGCTCGGCGAGGTGGTCGCGGCCCTGCTCGAACCGTTGCAGGCAGGCGATCCCGACGGCGAGCTCATCCGCACCCTGCGGGTTTACCTCGACAACGAGTCGTCGGCCACCGCGGCAGGCGCGGCGCTCGACGTGCACCGCAACACCATCCTCAACCGCCTCGAGAAGATCCAGCGACTGCTGCCCGTCGACCTCACCCAACCCGACCATCGACTCGCCGTGCACCTCGCCGTCCATGCTGCAGGTGACAAAAGCAACTGGTCGGAGGGCAGGCGACGCTGA
- a CDS encoding aspartate/glutamate racemase family protein, whose amino-acid sequence MKLSVVLPIITETFVEPVRQEVTGLVAPGTDVEVRLLAHGPASIESRYDEVLAGPAILAEVEAAAADGADAVFVNCFGDPAVHAARELVDIPVVGGYEPAMLTAMSLGDRIGIVTVLPNVVPLIHHLARQHGLADRCGPVRVVDLPVLALHSQDELLRRLVEQASDAVSRQEADVIVLGCTGMLGVAAAVQEALAQGGTHIPVIDPTAAAVGWLEHLVRLGARPSRTTYQKPPAKARIA is encoded by the coding sequence ATGAAGCTGTCTGTCGTCCTTCCCATCATCACCGAGACCTTCGTCGAGCCCGTCCGTCAGGAAGTCACTGGACTGGTCGCGCCGGGCACCGACGTCGAGGTCCGCCTCCTCGCGCACGGACCGGCGTCGATCGAGTCGCGTTACGACGAGGTCCTTGCCGGGCCGGCGATCCTCGCCGAGGTCGAAGCTGCCGCTGCCGATGGCGCCGACGCCGTGTTCGTCAACTGTTTCGGTGATCCCGCTGTCCACGCCGCCCGCGAGCTGGTCGACATCCCGGTGGTGGGCGGATACGAGCCCGCGATGCTCACCGCGATGTCGCTCGGCGACCGCATCGGGATCGTCACGGTGCTGCCCAACGTGGTGCCGCTGATCCATCACCTGGCCCGTCAGCACGGCCTTGCGGACCGGTGTGGTCCGGTGCGCGTCGTCGACCTGCCGGTGCTCGCCCTCCACAGCCAGGACGAGCTTCTCCGCCGGCTCGTCGAGCAGGCATCCGATGCCGTGTCCCGGCAGGAAGCGGACGTGATCGTGCTGGGTTGCACAGGGATGCTCGGCGTCGCTGCGGCTGTTCAGGAGGCGCTGGCGCAGGGTGGCACCCACATCCCGGTCATCGACCCCACCGCGGCTGCAGTGGGGTGGCTGGAGCACCTCGTCCGGCTGGGGGCGCGGCCGAGCCGCACGACCTACCAGAAGCCGCCCGCGAAAGCGCGGATCGCCTGA
- a CDS encoding IS630 family transposase, with translation MDERAELRALVNSSDVPASVATRARIVLWWAEGRQKQEIAALAGVSRPTVNFWLSRYGTEGIAGLLERPRGAGREQVPASIRARILAATRTSPPGELGLSHWSSREMAVFITRTEGVSVSHHYVAKLWRENGLKPHRQGTFKISKDPAFAEKVADIVGLYLDPPGGAVVLSIDEKTQIQALDRTQPLLPIEFDASEKRTHDYVRHGTTNLFAALNVSTGEVFGECTPTRNGADFLAFLKKAVKPHAGTEIHVVLDNLSTHTTPDVMAWLEKNPHVRFHFTPKGSSWLNQIETWFSIATRQSIRRGTFTSVKVLIKQIRDYIIHWNTDATPFTWTATTEDILAKVRLVQANIKKLVDNNTK, from the coding sequence GTGGACGAGCGTGCTGAGTTGCGGGCGCTGGTGAACAGTTCGGACGTGCCGGCGTCGGTGGCGACGCGGGCGCGGATCGTGTTGTGGTGGGCGGAGGGGCGGCAGAAGCAGGAGATCGCGGCGTTGGCGGGGGTGTCGCGGCCGACGGTGAATTTCTGGTTGTCCCGCTATGGCACCGAAGGGATCGCGGGGTTGCTGGAGCGGCCGCGTGGGGCTGGCCGGGAGCAGGTTCCAGCGTCGATCCGGGCCCGGATCCTGGCGGCCACGCGCACCAGTCCGCCTGGTGAGTTGGGGTTGTCGCACTGGTCGAGCCGGGAGATGGCCGTGTTCATCACGCGCACTGAGGGGGTGTCGGTGTCGCATCATTACGTGGCGAAGCTGTGGCGCGAGAACGGGTTGAAGCCGCATCGTCAGGGCACGTTCAAGATCAGCAAGGACCCGGCCTTCGCCGAGAAGGTCGCTGACATCGTCGGGCTGTATCTCGACCCGCCGGGCGGGGCCGTGGTGCTCTCGATCGACGAGAAGACCCAGATCCAGGCCTTGGACCGCACTCAGCCGCTGCTGCCGATCGAGTTCGACGCGAGCGAGAAACGCACCCACGACTACGTCCGGCACGGCACCACGAACCTGTTCGCCGCACTCAACGTGAGCACCGGAGAGGTGTTCGGCGAGTGCACCCCCACCCGCAACGGTGCCGACTTCCTCGCCTTCCTCAAGAAGGCGGTGAAACCTCACGCGGGCACCGAGATCCACGTCGTCCTGGACAACCTGTCCACCCACACCACGCCCGACGTCATGGCGTGGCTGGAGAAAAACCCGCACGTGCGCTTCCACTTCACCCCCAAAGGTTCCTCCTGGCTCAACCAGATCGAAACCTGGTTCAGCATCGCCACCCGCCAGTCCATCCGCCGCGGCACCTTCACCAGCGTCAAAGTCCTGATCAAGCAGATCCGCGACTACATCATCCACTGGAACACCGACGCCACACCGTTCACCTGGACCGCCACCACCGAGGACATCCTCGCCAAAGTCCGCCTCGTCCAAGCCAACATCAAGAAACTCGTCGACAACAACACTAAGTAA
- a CDS encoding hydantoinase B/oxoprolinase family protein codes for MTTIVEPSGRATPSAVELEILRTTLIAQADEIAAVLANGAPIAEISQVRDFSVAIADASGGIAAVDNPLVVGSLAQSVEGILDYFEFDLKDGDIVVTNNPYAGGTRVQDLTLLAPLVVDSDMVLHIVVRVPIRDLGGQVGGNVYPAATELMAEGVPVTPIKIQRLGRPARDVLTTFLINGRRPAETRLVLDAATAAINLGLRRLTELVRARGATIVKAALAHAQTYSEQLTRSIISTWRDGTYPATRALAADPSGTDAVTVRLTATVERDTLTLDFSDSDDQRPSFVNSSSGTTASCALRTILAITGGSVPANSGLLRAVAIRTRPGSITHPVSPAPVGWGHAHCGNEITDAVAIALRAAVPGPVPSLTVARPLVLSRSASDTSDQTDHGRWGIGGASARPGQDGWGQPALATRAVLPSAEQYEIEHGIRLVHLEYAPDSAGAGQWVGAPGVEAVVEVLPDQLYTLWTQTAATVVDGLDDAVSGTPGEVAFHTHAGWEPAAVAAVEQPVPADQLRLRSAGGGGYGPPRARDRAAVLSDLHDDLITASTARETYGIDPSDTEQTQLEGGGQP; via the coding sequence ATGACCACCATCGTCGAGCCGAGCGGCCGAGCCACACCGTCGGCCGTGGAGCTGGAGATCCTGCGGACCACCCTGATCGCACAGGCGGACGAGATCGCGGCCGTCCTGGCCAACGGGGCCCCGATCGCCGAGATCAGCCAGGTCAGGGACTTCTCGGTGGCGATAGCCGACGCATCGGGTGGCATCGCCGCCGTCGACAACCCGCTGGTCGTCGGGTCGTTGGCCCAGAGTGTAGAAGGAATCCTCGACTACTTTGAGTTCGATCTCAAGGACGGCGACATCGTCGTCACCAACAACCCGTACGCAGGCGGGACGCGCGTGCAGGACCTCACGCTGCTGGCGCCGCTTGTCGTGGACAGCGACATGGTCCTGCACATCGTCGTGCGGGTCCCGATCCGGGACCTCGGCGGCCAGGTCGGGGGCAACGTCTACCCGGCGGCGACGGAACTGATGGCCGAGGGGGTGCCGGTCACCCCGATCAAGATCCAGCGGCTCGGCCGGCCGGCCCGGGACGTGCTGACCACCTTTCTCATCAACGGTCGCCGCCCTGCGGAGACCCGGCTCGTCCTGGACGCCGCGACCGCCGCGATCAACCTCGGGCTGCGCAGGCTCACGGAGCTCGTCCGCGCCCGTGGCGCCACGATTGTCAAGGCAGCGCTCGCACACGCCCAGACCTACAGCGAACAGCTGACCCGGTCGATCATCAGCACCTGGCGCGATGGCACCTACCCCGCCACCCGGGCGCTGGCGGCCGACCCGTCGGGGACCGACGCCGTCACGGTGCGACTCACTGCCACGGTGGAGCGGGACACCCTGACGCTGGATTTCTCCGACTCCGACGACCAGCGGCCATCGTTCGTCAACAGTTCATCCGGCACCACGGCCTCCTGCGCGCTCCGCACCATCCTCGCGATCACCGGCGGCAGCGTGCCGGCGAACAGCGGGCTATTGCGCGCCGTTGCGATTCGTACCCGACCGGGCAGCATCACCCATCCGGTCTCGCCCGCGCCGGTCGGATGGGGCCATGCCCACTGCGGCAACGAGATCACCGATGCCGTGGCGATCGCGTTGCGTGCGGCCGTCCCCGGCCCGGTGCCGTCCTTGACCGTCGCCCGGCCGCTCGTGCTGAGCAGATCGGCATCCGACACCAGCGACCAGACCGACCACGGCCGCTGGGGCATCGGCGGCGCAAGCGCCCGGCCAGGGCAGGACGGCTGGGGGCAACCAGCCCTCGCCACTCGCGCCGTGCTGCCATCCGCCGAGCAGTACGAGATCGAACACGGCATCCGGCTCGTCCACCTCGAGTACGCTCCCGACAGCGCAGGAGCAGGGCAATGGGTCGGCGCACCAGGCGTCGAGGCCGTCGTCGAGGTCCTTCCGGATCAGCTCTACACCCTCTGGACCCAGACCGCGGCGACGGTCGTCGACGGCCTCGACGACGCCGTCAGCGGCACGCCGGGTGAGGTCGCGTTCCACACCCACGCCGGCTGGGAACCTGCAGCCGTCGCCGCTGTCGAGCAACCCGTCCCCGCCGACCAGCTCCGGTTGCGATCGGCGGGTGGCGGCGGCTACGGCCCACCCCGCGCGCGCGACCGGGCAGCCGTCCTCTCCGACCTCCACGACGACCTGATCACCGCGTCCACCGCGCGCGAGACGTACGGCATCGACCCGTCCGACACCGAGCAGACCCAGCTGGAAGGCGGTGGCCAGCCGTGA
- a CDS encoding hydantoinase/oxoprolinase family protein, whose amino-acid sequence MGYTVAIDVGGTFTDFVASDGSELFTGKVSSRPNDEAAAVLEAVDAIAAHFGRDAAGLLKETDFVILGTTVVTNAMLEYDGVPTGLITTKGFRDTLELRRGYREDLFDLSLPAPHPIVRRRFRKGVTERVDYAGRVVTPLDEDEVRTAVRELKAAGIESIAVCLLFSFVNDAHERRIAEIIAEDYPECFVTLSCDVLPQVREFERVSTTVVNAYTSPLLKNYLHRLDVGLRDAGFSGSLLVVQSNGGIMDVGYSAEHGVDAVLSGPAGGVVAAVAVGERSGYRNIITADMGGTSYDVCLIHDGKPQVGVENWISRYRVAVPLVDIHTIGAGGGSIAWVDDAGALRVGPESAGATPGPACYGRGGTRPTVTDANLVLGYMDPDRFMGGKMALDRGAAVAALEKHVAQPMGISPTDAAIGVFRIANSGMSNALRYVSVSRGRDPRDYALMAFGGAGAIHAGVQAADLGIKTVLVPRNASVLSAFGGMVADFKVSRVQTFLRSMEAVGAEELSATFLAMQEEAERLLPATASVRLERYLDLRYEGQVQEVIVALNTRTRRISAVNLSRAVRDFHDQHETLFGHKRPDQPVQIVSVRLEMTGLRHMDNLSVPRKFAQEDPADALVGTRPAYFEGRGFIEAPIYDGALIEPGYVIAGPAVIHEPGTTIVICDGQEAMLDQHETYVVEVVN is encoded by the coding sequence ATGGGTTACACGGTTGCGATCGACGTGGGTGGCACGTTCACCGACTTCGTGGCATCGGATGGGTCCGAGCTGTTCACCGGGAAGGTGTCGTCGCGACCCAACGACGAGGCCGCCGCAGTCCTGGAGGCGGTGGACGCCATTGCCGCACACTTCGGACGGGACGCGGCGGGGCTGTTGAAGGAGACAGATTTCGTCATTCTCGGCACGACGGTCGTCACCAACGCCATGCTGGAGTACGACGGCGTGCCGACCGGGCTGATCACGACCAAGGGGTTCCGTGACACTCTCGAGCTGCGTCGCGGCTACCGCGAGGACCTGTTCGACCTGTCCCTGCCCGCGCCGCACCCGATCGTGCGGCGGAGGTTCCGCAAGGGCGTCACTGAGCGGGTCGACTACGCCGGTCGGGTCGTGACCCCGCTCGACGAAGACGAGGTTCGCACGGCAGTCCGCGAACTCAAGGCAGCCGGTATCGAGTCGATCGCGGTCTGCCTGTTGTTCTCCTTCGTCAACGACGCGCACGAACGGCGCATCGCGGAGATCATCGCCGAGGACTACCCGGAGTGCTTCGTCACGCTCTCCTGCGACGTGCTCCCGCAGGTCCGTGAGTTCGAACGGGTCTCGACGACGGTCGTGAACGCCTACACCAGCCCGCTGCTGAAGAACTACCTGCACAGGCTCGACGTCGGACTGCGCGACGCAGGCTTCTCCGGCTCGTTGCTCGTCGTGCAGTCCAACGGCGGGATCATGGACGTCGGCTACTCGGCGGAGCACGGTGTCGACGCCGTGTTGTCCGGGCCGGCCGGTGGCGTGGTCGCTGCGGTCGCGGTCGGGGAACGCTCCGGCTACCGCAACATCATCACCGCGGACATGGGCGGCACCAGCTACGACGTCTGCCTGATCCACGACGGCAAGCCCCAGGTCGGCGTCGAGAACTGGATCAGCCGCTACCGGGTGGCCGTGCCCTTGGTCGACATCCACACCATCGGTGCAGGTGGCGGCTCCATCGCCTGGGTCGACGATGCAGGTGCGTTGCGGGTCGGCCCGGAGAGCGCGGGGGCCACCCCCGGCCCTGCCTGTTACGGACGTGGCGGCACCCGCCCAACCGTGACCGACGCGAACCTGGTGCTCGGCTACATGGACCCCGACCGGTTCATGGGGGGCAAGATGGCGCTCGATCGAGGGGCCGCGGTAGCGGCGCTGGAGAAGCACGTCGCCCAGCCGATGGGGATCTCGCCGACCGACGCCGCGATCGGCGTCTTCCGGATCGCGAACAGCGGCATGTCCAACGCCCTGCGCTACGTGTCGGTCTCCCGCGGCCGCGACCCCCGCGATTACGCGCTGATGGCGTTCGGCGGCGCCGGCGCGATCCATGCCGGGGTCCAGGCCGCCGACCTGGGGATCAAGACGGTGCTGGTGCCACGCAACGCATCCGTCCTGAGCGCGTTCGGCGGTATGGTCGCGGATTTCAAGGTCTCCCGCGTGCAGACATTCCTGCGGTCGATGGAGGCGGTTGGCGCGGAGGAGCTGTCCGCGACCTTCCTCGCCATGCAGGAAGAGGCGGAACGGCTACTGCCGGCCACCGCCTCGGTGCGGCTGGAGCGCTACCTCGACCTGCGGTACGAGGGGCAGGTGCAAGAGGTCATCGTGGCCCTCAACACCCGCACCCGTCGCATCTCGGCGGTCAACCTGTCGCGGGCGGTCAGGGATTTCCACGACCAGCACGAGACCCTCTTCGGCCACAAGCGGCCCGACCAGCCCGTACAGATCGTGTCGGTGCGGTTGGAGATGACCGGGCTGCGCCACATGGACAACCTCAGCGTGCCCCGCAAGTTCGCCCAGGAGGACCCCGCCGATGCGCTGGTGGGCACGCGGCCGGCCTACTTCGAGGGCCGCGGGTTCATCGAGGCCCCGATCTACGACGGCGCACTGATCGAGCCCGGCTACGTGATCGCAGGGCCCGCGGTCATCCACGAGCCCGGTACGACCATCGTGATCTGCGACGGCCAGGAGGCCATGCTCGACCAGCACGAGACCTACGTCGTCGAGGTCGTGAACTGA
- a CDS encoding transposase, producing MSVMPPRKRRSYTAEYKIEAAHRVIDSDRTIAEVARELGIDPGMFSVWVKDERRRIAAAGVHGEKPLEAAEQAELLRLRRQVAELEKDNAFLVKASAYFAAMQKNPRGSI from the coding sequence ATGTCCGTTATGCCTCCTCGTAAGCGTCGGTCGTACACGGCCGAGTACAAGATTGAGGCTGCGCATCGTGTGATCGACTCCGACCGCACGATCGCCGAGGTTGCCCGTGAGCTGGGGATCGATCCGGGGATGTTCAGTGTCTGGGTCAAAGACGAACGGCGGAGGATCGCCGCCGCCGGGGTCCACGGCGAGAAACCCCTGGAAGCTGCAGAGCAAGCCGAACTGCTGCGATTGCGCAGGCAGGTGGCCGAGCTGGAGAAGGACAACGCGTTCTTGGTAAAAGCGTCGGCGTACTTTGCCGCGATGCAGAAGAACCCGCGAGGTTCGATCTGA
- a CDS encoding IS3 family transposase, with protein MAKYAGPDEPAGSTPPEGTRFSVLRMARLLGVSTSGYYAYMKRSAATMLTPRRQRRADLAVKILDVHTESDGTYGSPRITAELRARGETVNEKTVAAIMAGIGIEGISPRTFKVRTTVVDPAASFPPDLVRRNFDQGKLDAVWLTDITYLTCGEGDLYLCAIRDGHSRRVLGHIVADHIGADMVCEAIDAAVACRSRGVAGTVLHSDRGGEFTAGLTARACDRYGLKRSMGETGICWDNSPAESFWSTFKHEYFYRHTFTVKAELVAAVDKWIGRYNNERRHSAIGMLNPVCYEQSLTGAAKAA; from the coding sequence ATGGCGAAGTACGCCGGCCCCGACGAGCCCGCCGGCTCCACACCACCCGAGGGCACACGGTTCTCTGTCCTGCGCATGGCGCGGCTGCTCGGTGTCTCGACGTCCGGCTACTACGCGTACATGAAACGTTCCGCAGCAACGATGTTGACGCCCCGGCGGCAGCGCCGCGCTGATCTGGCGGTGAAGATCCTCGACGTACACACCGAGTCCGACGGTACCTACGGGTCCCCGCGGATCACCGCCGAACTACGGGCACGCGGTGAAACAGTGAACGAGAAAACCGTCGCGGCAATCATGGCCGGAATCGGGATCGAGGGCATCAGTCCCCGCACCTTCAAAGTCCGCACCACGGTGGTTGACCCGGCGGCGTCGTTTCCGCCGGATCTGGTGCGACGCAACTTCGACCAGGGCAAGCTCGACGCGGTCTGGCTGACCGACATCACCTACCTCACCTGCGGTGAGGGTGATCTGTACTTGTGCGCGATCCGCGACGGGCATTCCCGCCGCGTGCTCGGGCACATCGTCGCCGACCATATCGGTGCTGACATGGTCTGTGAGGCCATCGACGCGGCGGTGGCCTGCCGCAGCCGCGGTGTCGCCGGCACAGTGCTGCATTCCGATCGCGGTGGGGAATTCACGGCCGGGTTGACGGCGCGAGCCTGCGACCGGTACGGGTTGAAACGGTCGATGGGTGAGACCGGTATCTGCTGGGACAACAGCCCCGCGGAATCGTTCTGGTCAACGTTCAAGCACGAGTACTTTTACCGCCACACGTTCACAGTCAAGGCAGAACTTGTTGCTGCAGTTGACAAGTGGATCGGTCGGTACAACAATGAGAGGCGTCACTCGGCTATCGGGATGCTCAATCCTGTGTGCTACGAACAGTCCCTGACAGGCGCAGCGAAAGCTGCTTGA
- a CDS encoding hydantoinase B/oxoprolinase family protein has translation MTDPITAEIVRNYLDTTADEIYEGLCRSSEHPTVAEGKDCGAGIYSYDGAKAKLAARAGIILHSYAQLSATQTCLDYFHGDLDPGDVLLVADSHWGGSHIGDYTVLVPIFFDGRPRFFTASRLHVADQGGPFPGGANPDAREIWHEGFRPAPLKLMEKGQRRREVWDWLKANNRLPELLEADLNGMLGSCRKGEERVRELCARYGLDTVAEALDWIFEYSERKFRDQVRTWPDGTSVAEVLVDTDNAGTEDIKVRVSVTVAGDDLIIDFAGTDPQTPGSINSVPTNTIAWVCVAMSVLCPEIPVNSGYFNALTIRIPEGSIVGAVPPAATVNSTLCVGGQIGQAVMKACEQFVPRRVGNVSVPLPVHYVLGVDTRGEQGGTTSSGSGKPFFFFDLAFTATSCSGAYGVDGWGGWAGPFSAARPGNCEMTELQYPTLYQRDEYVTDSAAPGQWRGSPSFAFSRTMPGAAGTAAYSDPRGVVYPLPGYAGGYSGTGSVAIFDEGGPAELVVSEAAVFRPFDPEVPVFAHSGAGGGWGDPLDRDPAKVLDDVLDEYVSVEAARADYGVVIDQKHWVVLEEETARERATRRADPNRERVGTGRKQMIERARIQHRIARTEQEATHV, from the coding sequence GTGACCGACCCGATCACCGCCGAGATCGTCCGCAACTACCTCGACACCACGGCCGACGAGATCTACGAAGGGCTCTGCCGCTCGTCGGAACATCCCACCGTCGCAGAAGGCAAGGACTGCGGCGCCGGCATCTACAGCTACGACGGCGCGAAAGCCAAGCTAGCCGCGCGAGCCGGAATCATCCTGCACTCCTACGCCCAGTTGTCCGCCACCCAAACCTGCCTCGACTACTTCCACGGCGACCTCGACCCGGGCGATGTCCTGCTCGTCGCCGACTCCCACTGGGGTGGCAGCCACATCGGCGACTACACCGTGCTCGTGCCGATCTTCTTCGATGGCCGTCCACGGTTCTTCACCGCCTCCCGGCTCCACGTCGCCGACCAGGGCGGGCCATTCCCCGGCGGCGCCAACCCCGACGCCCGCGAGATCTGGCACGAGGGCTTCCGGCCCGCCCCGCTGAAATTGATGGAGAAGGGCCAGCGCCGCCGCGAGGTATGGGATTGGTTGAAGGCGAACAACCGCCTGCCCGAGCTGCTCGAAGCCGACCTGAACGGCATGCTCGGGAGCTGCCGCAAGGGTGAGGAGCGGGTGCGGGAGCTCTGCGCCCGCTACGGGCTGGACACGGTCGCCGAGGCGCTCGACTGGATCTTCGAGTACTCGGAGCGCAAGTTCCGCGACCAGGTGCGCACCTGGCCCGACGGCACGTCAGTCGCCGAAGTCCTCGTCGACACCGACAACGCAGGCACGGAGGACATCAAGGTCCGGGTCAGCGTCACCGTCGCCGGGGACGACCTGATCATCGACTTCGCCGGGACCGACCCCCAGACCCCGGGGTCGATCAACAGCGTGCCGACGAACACGATCGCCTGGGTCTGCGTGGCGATGTCCGTGCTCTGCCCGGAGATTCCGGTGAACTCCGGCTACTTCAACGCGCTGACCATCCGCATCCCCGAGGGGAGCATCGTGGGGGCGGTGCCCCCTGCTGCCACAGTGAACAGCACGCTGTGTGTCGGCGGTCAGATCGGACAGGCGGTGATGAAGGCTTGCGAGCAGTTCGTGCCCCGGCGCGTGGGCAACGTGTCCGTCCCGCTGCCCGTCCACTACGTCCTCGGCGTTGACACGCGTGGCGAGCAGGGCGGCACCACCTCGTCCGGGAGCGGGAAACCCTTCTTTTTCTTCGATCTCGCCTTCACCGCCACCTCGTGCAGTGGGGCGTACGGAGTGGACGGCTGGGGAGGCTGGGCAGGGCCGTTCAGCGCAGCCCGCCCAGGGAACTGCGAGATGACCGAACTGCAGTACCCAACCCTTTACCAGCGCGACGAGTACGTGACCGATTCGGCTGCGCCAGGGCAGTGGCGAGGCAGCCCGTCGTTCGCGTTCAGTCGCACGATGCCGGGGGCGGCCGGCACGGCTGCGTACTCCGACCCCCGCGGCGTGGTGTACCCCCTGCCCGGGTATGCCGGCGGCTACTCGGGGACGGGCAGCGTGGCGATCTTCGACGAAGGCGGGCCTGCCGAGCTCGTCGTGTCGGAGGCCGCCGTGTTCCGGCCGTTCGACCCCGAGGTGCCGGTGTTCGCGCACAGTGGCGCCGGCGGCGGATGGGGCGACCCTCTCGACCGCGACCCGGCCAAGGTCCTCGACGACGTCCTCGACGAGTACGTGTCGGTGGAAGCGGCACGTGCCGACTACGGCGTCGTCATCGACCAGAAGCACTGGGTCGTGCTGGAGGAGGAGACAGCCCGCGAGCGGGCCACCCGCCGGGCCGACCCGAACAGGGAGCGGGTCGGCACCGGCCGCAAGCAGATGATCGAGCGCGCCCGGATCCAGCATCGCATCGCCCGAACGGAGCAGGAGGCCACCCATGTCTGA